One window of the Pseudomonas knackmussii B13 genome contains the following:
- a CDS encoding DUF1329 domain-containing protein: MKHTILGALPLAATLMLGSGLALGAASPADVEKLGRELTCLGAEKAGNADGSIPPYSGKWLGTPPGLKFDGVGARHPDPYAGEKPLFTITAQNMAQYEARLSDGQKALLHKYPASFAIPVYPSHRDFRYDDYRCEIARKNAASAELEDGNMGERALRGGTPFPIPKNGDEVLRNILLPAYAAEEDGEYDQAVVYQDGKIAWGRMRFEILDLTGDQYAGQPTDGVFALSRVTTLKPDRDKGQVSLTYTYFNEAKNPQTSWQYNPGTRRVRQSPGYGFDIPLGVGGFRTIDDDRLFNGSPERYSWKLLGKREMYIPYNGYRLEAEGVKYADLLKPGSIDPSVMRYELHRVWVLEATLKEGYRHQYAKRVLYIDEDTWNAIMADNYDAHGELWRTNFLNAYYAYGAKVFQAGVTVYHDLIAGSYLADRLTNEGAAPQVNGDRLKPFMFTTDMLRQAGK; this comes from the coding sequence ATGAAGCACACGATTCTTGGCGCGCTGCCGCTCGCGGCGACGCTGATGCTGGGCAGCGGGCTCGCCCTGGGCGCGGCCAGCCCCGCCGATGTGGAAAAGCTCGGCCGCGAACTCACCTGCCTGGGCGCGGAAAAGGCCGGCAACGCCGACGGCAGCATCCCGCCCTACAGCGGCAAGTGGCTGGGCACGCCGCCGGGCCTGAAGTTCGACGGGGTGGGCGCGCGCCATCCCGATCCCTATGCCGGGGAAAAACCGCTGTTCACCATCACCGCGCAGAACATGGCGCAGTACGAGGCGCGCCTGTCCGACGGGCAGAAGGCGCTGCTGCACAAGTACCCGGCGAGCTTCGCGATTCCCGTCTACCCCAGTCATCGGGACTTCCGCTACGACGACTATCGCTGCGAAATCGCCCGCAAGAACGCCGCCAGCGCGGAGCTCGAGGACGGCAACATGGGTGAGCGCGCACTGCGCGGCGGCACGCCTTTCCCGATTCCGAAGAACGGCGACGAAGTGCTGCGCAACATTCTCCTGCCGGCCTATGCCGCCGAGGAAGACGGCGAGTACGACCAGGCCGTGGTCTACCAGGACGGCAAGATCGCCTGGGGCCGGATGCGCTTCGAGATCCTCGACCTGACCGGCGACCAGTACGCCGGCCAGCCCACCGACGGGGTCTTCGCCCTGTCGCGGGTCACCACCCTCAAGCCGGACCGCGACAAGGGCCAGGTGTCGCTGACCTACACCTACTTCAACGAGGCGAAGAACCCGCAGACCAGCTGGCAATACAACCCCGGCACCCGCCGTGTGCGCCAGTCCCCCGGCTATGGCTTCGACATCCCGCTGGGGGTCGGCGGCTTCCGCACCATCGATGACGACCGGCTCTTCAACGGTTCGCCCGAACGCTACAGCTGGAAGCTGCTCGGCAAGCGCGAGATGTACATCCCCTACAACGGCTATCGACTCGAGGCCGAAGGGGTCAAGTACGCGGACCTGCTCAAGCCCGGCAGCATCGACCCCAGCGTGATGCGCTACGAGCTGCACCGGGTCTGGGTGCTGGAGGCGACCCTGAAGGAAGGTTATCGCCACCAGTACGCCAAGCGCGTCCTGTACATCGACGAGGACACCTGGAACGCCATCATGGCGGACAACTACGACGCCCATGGCGAGTTGTGGCGGACCAACTTCCTCAACGCCTACTACGCCTACGGCGCGAAGGTCTTCCAGGCGGGCGTCACGGTCTACCACGACCTGATCGCCGGCTCCTACCTGGCCGACCGGCTGACCAACGAGGGCGCTGCGCCGCAGGTCAATGGCGACCGGCTGAAGCCCTTCATGTTCACCACCGACATGCTGCGCCAGGCCGGCAAGTGA
- a CDS encoding saccharopine dehydrogenase family protein produces the protein MKILLLGCGNVGANVARQLVPRHPSVEYVVADLNLEVAEKLAADLGSQVKAARADVLDPACLDALLDGVDLVFNAVGPFYRSAVPVIEAALRARVDYIDINDDHDVAEALYLDPSYQQRALEAGIRLVVGCGSTPGLSNVIARMLVDRLDSATEIHLATAVPFVPDLLSPAVVDHMMHITCGEVVQFVDGQYRKMPGWGGRLEVPYSAPFKHYPGFFIGHGETVTLPHCIPGLQQVTNRIGFIPEAGSKIWQSMIDLGLGSPEKIEALGISPLKFLTQHLSSEAGRKALSVDLSDEPWAVAMRVEVRGLRDGAEVCSVVEQHLQLPVEETDDSTADPTPTCARLFIEAYLDGRIRGQGLLAPESCVDAEAYVRAFAEETGATFIASETRVQGELFA, from the coding sequence ATGAAGATCTTGCTGTTGGGGTGCGGGAATGTCGGGGCCAACGTGGCGCGCCAGTTGGTGCCGCGTCATCCCTCGGTGGAATACGTGGTGGCGGACCTGAACCTCGAGGTCGCCGAGAAACTCGCCGCCGACCTGGGCTCGCAGGTGAAGGCGGCGCGGGCCGACGTGCTCGACCCGGCGTGCCTGGACGCGCTGCTCGATGGCGTCGACCTGGTGTTCAACGCGGTCGGTCCGTTCTATCGCAGCGCGGTGCCGGTGATCGAGGCGGCCCTGCGCGCCCGCGTCGACTACATCGACATCAACGACGACCATGATGTCGCCGAGGCTCTCTACCTCGATCCGAGCTATCAGCAGCGCGCCCTGGAAGCCGGGATTCGCCTGGTCGTCGGTTGCGGCTCGACGCCCGGCCTGAGCAACGTGATCGCGCGCATGCTGGTCGATCGCCTGGACAGCGCCACGGAAATCCACCTGGCCACCGCCGTGCCCTTCGTGCCGGACCTGCTGTCGCCGGCGGTGGTCGACCACATGATGCACATCACCTGCGGCGAAGTGGTTCAGTTCGTCGACGGCCAGTACCGCAAGATGCCCGGCTGGGGCGGTCGCCTGGAGGTGCCTTACTCGGCGCCGTTCAAGCACTACCCGGGGTTCTTCATCGGCCACGGCGAAACCGTCACCCTGCCGCATTGCATCCCCGGCCTGCAGCAGGTCACCAACCGCATCGGCTTCATTCCCGAGGCCGGTTCGAAGATCTGGCAATCGATGATCGACCTCGGCCTGGGCAGCCCGGAGAAGATCGAGGCGCTGGGCATCTCGCCGCTCAAGTTCCTCACCCAGCACCTGTCCAGCGAGGCCGGGCGCAAGGCCCTGAGCGTCGACCTGTCCGACGAGCCCTGGGCGGTGGCCATGCGCGTTGAGGTCCGTGGCCTGCGCGACGGCGCCGAAGTGTGCAGCGTGGTCGAGCAACACCTGCAATTGCCGGTGGAGGAGACCGACGACAGCACCGCCGACCCGACCCCGACCTGCGCGCGCCTGTTCATCGAGGCCTACCTGGACGGCCGCATCCGTGGCCAGGGCCTGCTGGCGCCGGAAAGCTGCGTGGACGCCGAGGCCTATGTGCGCGCCTTCGCCGAGGAAACCGGCGCGACCTTCATCGCCAGCGAAACCCGGGTGCAGGGCGAGCTGTTCGCCTGA
- a CDS encoding NAD(P)/FAD-dependent oxidoreductase, producing the protein MSSAIDRQAACGRVPQFPIAQAYEAGVVPIRFSGWPAAQPAPVYAALDGDLDADVVVVGAGLAGTSLVLHLAERGVRSVLLEADQPASGASGRNAGHVQPYLSSFEPLRAHRDQGRRFIETFIEQRNIVFELCRKHGLDADAAACGMLEAARRPSAALVKQTQQWKGFGYDVELVGQARLREMLGTDLYTQGIHWREGGRINPYLFTQGMAAAAVRAGASVFGNSCVLACERDGNRWRVRTATGSVRAARVVLCTSGHTGNAFFPELARTQFPLVACGMATRPLPAAVLDAINPARVALMQYPAGLYPLVVDGRGRLVTATIPRHRQAQCADVHFASFVRYLRRTFPGVGDAPIELESYWTGMTANSSSAYDAAYPKLFRVDEGVLALMNLGSWGNLMGPLLGMDLARALAADRPDDALLPLEQPQAVRLPGRFETKIRRVLIPAARLADRLDLV; encoded by the coding sequence GTGAGCAGTGCGATCGATCGGCAAGCCGCGTGCGGACGGGTTCCGCAGTTCCCCATCGCCCAGGCCTACGAGGCCGGCGTGGTGCCGATCCGCTTCAGCGGCTGGCCGGCGGCGCAACCCGCGCCCGTGTACGCGGCGCTGGACGGCGACCTGGACGCCGATGTGGTGGTCGTCGGCGCCGGCCTGGCCGGGACTTCCCTGGTCCTGCACCTGGCCGAGCGCGGCGTACGCAGCGTGCTGCTGGAAGCCGACCAGCCGGCCAGCGGCGCCTCCGGGCGCAACGCCGGGCACGTGCAGCCCTACCTGAGCTCCTTCGAACCGCTGCGCGCCCATCGCGACCAGGGGCGGCGCTTCATCGAAACCTTCATCGAGCAGCGCAACATCGTCTTCGAGCTCTGCCGCAAGCATGGCCTGGACGCCGATGCGGCGGCCTGCGGCATGCTCGAAGCGGCGCGCCGACCGAGCGCCGCGCTGGTGAAACAGACGCAGCAGTGGAAGGGGTTCGGCTACGACGTCGAACTGGTCGGCCAGGCGCGCCTGCGGGAGATGCTCGGTACCGACCTCTACACCCAGGGCATCCACTGGCGCGAAGGCGGGCGGATCAACCCCTACCTCTTCACCCAGGGCATGGCCGCCGCCGCCGTGCGCGCCGGGGCCTCGGTGTTCGGCAATTCCTGCGTGCTGGCCTGCGAGCGCGACGGCAACCGCTGGCGTGTGCGCACCGCCACCGGCAGCGTGCGCGCGGCGCGCGTGGTGCTGTGCACCAGCGGTCACACCGGCAACGCCTTCTTCCCGGAACTGGCGCGGACCCAGTTCCCCCTGGTCGCCTGCGGCATGGCCACACGGCCGCTGCCGGCGGCCGTGCTCGATGCGATCAACCCGGCCCGCGTGGCGCTCATGCAGTACCCCGCCGGTCTCTATCCGCTGGTCGTCGACGGGCGCGGGCGGCTGGTCACCGCGACCATCCCGCGGCACCGCCAGGCGCAGTGCGCGGACGTCCACTTCGCCAGCTTCGTGCGCTACCTGCGCCGCACCTTCCCGGGGGTGGGCGATGCGCCCATCGAGCTGGAGTCCTACTGGACCGGCATGACCGCCAACTCGTCGTCGGCCTACGACGCCGCCTACCCGAAGCTGTTCCGGGTGGACGAGGGCGTGCTGGCGCTGATGAACCTCGGCTCCTGGGGCAACCTCATGGGCCCGCTGCTGGGCATGGACCTGGCGCGCGCGCTCGCCGCCGACCGTCCGGACGATGCCCTGCTGCCGCTGGAGCAGCCGCAGGCGGTACGCCTGCCGGGACGCTTCGAAACCAAGATCCGCCGCGTGCTGATCCCCGCGGCCAGGCTGGCGGACCGCCTCGACCTGGTCTGA
- a CDS encoding helix-turn-helix transcriptional regulator — protein sequence MKFAFTEMQGAVRAVVGREQGLGVLLCGAQASSPPWQVAEALAELIGLAYEGLSEARPWFGLAERLRQLLGAFNVTITLHHSEDQPRDVQVMALDADDRTDWDLAEQVSRERFWHIELVRPESVAPGTLIEFGPGDVEGDCAAFMVSLGIGRCLRGCFAEPGGMRCWIDVVRGLRLSGQAFAAEERALLAQLLPHLSRSLGLYARLKREEAEKAVYEGSLDHLALGCLLLDGHARVLCANRAARAIIARQVGIEIRQGRLQVEERGAQQALEAAVAKVLQARNGPGERVRLQARDGTLLGILVAPVPPAPYYQGEQVPSVIVHLCELSQCEAASQVPRAHSPELLGQLFGLTRQEARLAAWLATGRTISEAAGQMNIAVTAARNYSKNIYAKLGIKGQTDLVRLMCRSVALLR from the coding sequence ATGAAGTTCGCCTTCACCGAGATGCAGGGAGCGGTCCGCGCCGTCGTGGGCCGTGAACAAGGGCTGGGGGTGCTGCTGTGCGGCGCCCAGGCTTCCTCGCCGCCTTGGCAGGTCGCCGAGGCTCTGGCGGAGCTGATCGGCCTGGCCTACGAGGGGCTCAGCGAGGCGCGGCCCTGGTTCGGCCTGGCCGAGCGCCTGCGGCAGTTGCTCGGCGCCTTCAACGTGACCATCACCCTGCATCATTCCGAGGACCAGCCCCGGGATGTCCAGGTGATGGCCCTGGACGCCGATGATCGCACTGACTGGGACCTCGCCGAGCAGGTTTCCCGCGAGCGCTTCTGGCACATCGAGCTGGTGCGTCCGGAGTCGGTGGCGCCGGGCACGCTGATCGAGTTCGGGCCGGGCGACGTGGAGGGGGACTGTGCCGCCTTCATGGTTTCGCTGGGCATCGGGCGGTGCCTGCGCGGTTGCTTCGCAGAGCCCGGCGGCATGCGCTGCTGGATCGACGTGGTGCGTGGCCTGCGGCTGTCCGGGCAGGCCTTCGCTGCGGAGGAGCGCGCCTTGCTGGCGCAATTGCTGCCGCATCTTTCCCGGTCGCTGGGCCTGTACGCCCGGCTCAAGCGCGAGGAGGCCGAGAAGGCGGTGTACGAGGGCAGCCTCGACCACCTGGCGCTCGGTTGCCTGCTGCTGGATGGCCATGCGCGGGTGCTCTGCGCGAACCGTGCGGCCCGCGCGATCATCGCCCGGCAGGTCGGCATCGAGATTCGCCAGGGGCGCTTGCAGGTCGAGGAGCGCGGAGCGCAGCAGGCGTTGGAGGCGGCTGTCGCAAAGGTTCTGCAGGCGCGCAACGGTCCCGGCGAGCGGGTGCGCCTGCAGGCGCGCGACGGCACCTTGCTCGGCATCCTGGTCGCGCCGGTGCCGCCGGCGCCTTATTACCAGGGCGAGCAGGTGCCCAGCGTGATCGTCCACCTCTGCGAGCTTTCCCAGTGCGAGGCTGCATCGCAAGTCCCGCGCGCCCACTCGCCCGAGCTGCTCGGCCAGCTCTTCGGCCTGACCCGCCAGGAGGCGCGCCTGGCGGCCTGGCTGGCCACCGGGCGGACGATCAGCGAAGCGGCCGGGCAGATGAACATCGCCGTGACTGCCGCGCGCAATTATTCGAAGAACATCTACGCCAAGCTCGGCATCAAGGGCCAGACCGACCTGGTGCGCCTGATGTGCCGGAGCGTCGCCCTGCTGCGCTGA
- a CDS encoding SDR family oxidoreductase: MPICKDRVVIITGAGGGLGRAYALALAAEGAKVVVNDINREAVAGVVALIRDQGGSAIGDCHDITDYVEAGEIVGSAIAAFGDLHAVVNNAGICRDRMFASLTEADWDAVMAVHLKGHFCIASHAVKHWREQAKQGAKVQARIINTSSGAGLQGSIGQSNYAAAKGGIASLTLVQAAELARYGITANALAPAARTGMTEQVFAATMKKPEEGFDHFAPENVAPLVAWLVSEDSQHVTGKLFEVEGGKLSIADGWRLGPQLDKGARWQPAEVGAAVDALIEQAVPAQKVYGT; encoded by the coding sequence ATGCCAATCTGCAAAGACCGCGTCGTCATCATCACCGGCGCCGGGGGCGGCCTTGGCCGCGCCTATGCCCTGGCCCTGGCGGCCGAGGGCGCGAAAGTCGTGGTCAACGACATCAACCGCGAAGCCGTCGCCGGCGTGGTGGCGCTGATCCGCGACCAGGGCGGCAGCGCCATCGGCGACTGCCACGACATCACCGACTACGTCGAAGCTGGCGAGATCGTCGGCTCGGCCATCGCCGCCTTCGGCGACCTGCACGCGGTGGTCAACAACGCCGGCATCTGCCGCGACCGCATGTTCGCCAGCCTCACCGAAGCCGACTGGGACGCGGTGATGGCCGTGCACCTGAAGGGCCACTTCTGCATCGCCAGCCACGCCGTGAAGCACTGGCGCGAGCAGGCGAAGCAGGGCGCCAAGGTGCAGGCGCGCATCATCAACACCAGCTCCGGCGCCGGGCTGCAAGGCAGCATCGGCCAATCCAACTACGCAGCAGCCAAGGGCGGCATCGCCTCCCTGACCCTGGTGCAGGCGGCGGAACTGGCGCGCTACGGCATCACCGCCAACGCCCTGGCCCCGGCCGCGCGCACCGGCATGACCGAACAGGTGTTCGCCGCGACGATGAAAAAGCCGGAAGAAGGCTTCGACCACTTCGCCCCGGAAAACGTCGCGCCACTGGTGGCCTGGCTGGTGTCCGAGGACTCGCAGCACGTCACTGGAAAGCTGTTCGAGGTGGAAGGCGGCAAGCTGTCCATCGCCGACGGTTGGCGCCTGGGTCCGCAACTCGACAAGGGCGCGCGCTGGCAGCCGGCGGAAGTCGGTGCGGCAGTGGATGCCCTGATCGAACAAGCGGTGCCGGCGCAGAAGGTCTACGGCACCTGA
- a CDS encoding acetyl-CoA C-acetyltransferase gives MAEAYIVDALRTPTGKRKGGLAQIHAADLGAHVLRELVQRNGIPDADYDDVIFGCVDTIGPLAGDIARTCWLAAGLDQGVPGTTVDRQCGSSQQAVHFAAQAVMSGTQDVVIAGGVQTMTQIPISSAMTAAEPLGFSDPFSGSEGWVKRYGATPPSQFRSAQMIAEKWGISREALEAYSLESHRRALRAIEEGRFKREIAPLAGIEHDETPRQTSLAKMAELESLFGCDRVTAGVSSQTCDAASALLIVSEQALKRYGLTPRARIHHLSVRADDPVWMLTAPIPATEYALKKAGMRLEDIDRVEINEAFASVVMAWLEETGYPHERTNVNGGAIALGHPLGATGARLMTTLLHELERAGGRYGLQTMCEGGGQANVTIIERL, from the coding sequence ATGGCAGAAGCCTACATAGTCGACGCCCTGCGCACGCCCACCGGCAAGCGCAAGGGCGGCCTGGCGCAGATCCACGCCGCCGACCTCGGTGCCCACGTGCTGCGCGAACTGGTGCAGCGCAACGGCATTCCGGACGCGGACTACGACGACGTCATCTTCGGTTGCGTCGACACCATCGGCCCGCTGGCCGGCGACATCGCCCGCACCTGCTGGCTGGCTGCCGGCCTCGACCAGGGCGTGCCCGGCACCACAGTCGACCGCCAGTGCGGCTCCTCGCAGCAGGCCGTGCATTTCGCCGCGCAAGCTGTGATGAGCGGCACCCAGGACGTGGTGATCGCCGGCGGCGTGCAGACCATGACGCAGATCCCGATCTCCTCGGCCATGACCGCCGCCGAGCCGCTGGGCTTCAGCGACCCCTTCAGCGGCTCCGAAGGCTGGGTGAAGCGTTACGGCGCGACGCCGCCGAGCCAATTCCGCTCGGCGCAGATGATCGCCGAGAAGTGGGGCATCAGCCGCGAGGCGCTGGAAGCCTACTCGCTGGAATCCCACCGCCGCGCATTGCGCGCCATCGAGGAAGGCCGCTTCAAGCGCGAAATAGCCCCGCTGGCCGGCATCGAGCACGACGAGACGCCCCGGCAGACCAGCCTGGCGAAGATGGCCGAGCTGGAAAGCCTATTCGGCTGCGACCGCGTCACCGCCGGCGTATCGAGCCAGACCTGCGACGCGGCCAGCGCCCTGCTGATCGTTTCCGAGCAGGCGCTCAAGCGCTACGGCCTGACTCCGCGAGCCCGCATCCACCACCTCAGCGTGCGCGCCGACGACCCGGTGTGGATGCTCACCGCGCCCATCCCGGCCACCGAGTACGCGCTGAAGAAGGCCGGCATGCGCCTGGAAGACATCGACCGGGTGGAGATCAACGAAGCCTTCGCCTCGGTGGTCATGGCCTGGCTGGAGGAAACCGGCTACCCCCACGAACGCACCAACGTCAACGGCGGCGCCATCGCCCTCGGCCATCCGTTGGGCGCAACGGGCGCCCGGTTGATGACCACGCTGCTCCACGAGCTGGAACGCGCGGGCGGGCGTTATGGCCTGCAGACCATGTGCGAAGGCGGTGGGCAGGCGAACGTGACGATTATCGAAAGGCTGTGA
- a CDS encoding acyl-CoA dehydrogenase family protein, with product MDFTFNDDQLSFQDSVRAFLTNQVTPERLRELWDSESGRCDALWAQLAELGLTVLNVPEAYGGLGLDETDWVLPAQECGYAALPEPLLDTLLVGVPLLAALGAEHEALKSDWLGRIAEGRARLAVGHPDNLLVADAHVADLLILGSRDEVHAVPRAAVELTRSPALDPGRQLFSVQWTPSAQTLVASGEQACTLWAAAFERGALACAAQQLGLARRMVDLAVDYSFERKQFGKPIGSFQAVKHLMADVAVLIEFAKAPLYRAAQSIAEGHSQAALHVSQARLACAEASQLAAKHAIQVHGAMGYTWEVDLQIYMKRAWALDKVWGDRSLHKARLCQALFAGELNAGAGHTFGS from the coding sequence ATGGACTTCACCTTCAACGACGACCAGCTGAGCTTCCAGGACAGCGTGCGCGCCTTCCTCACCAACCAGGTGACCCCCGAGCGCCTGCGCGAGCTGTGGGACAGCGAAAGCGGCCGCTGCGACGCCCTCTGGGCGCAACTGGCCGAGCTCGGCTTGACCGTGCTCAATGTGCCCGAGGCCTATGGCGGCCTGGGCCTGGACGAGACCGACTGGGTCCTGCCGGCGCAGGAGTGCGGCTATGCCGCGCTGCCCGAACCGCTGCTCGACACCTTGCTGGTCGGCGTGCCGCTACTGGCAGCGCTAGGCGCCGAACACGAGGCGCTGAAGAGCGACTGGCTCGGGCGCATCGCCGAGGGCCGCGCGCGCCTGGCGGTGGGCCACCCGGACAACCTGCTGGTGGCCGACGCGCACGTCGCCGACCTGCTGATCCTCGGCAGCCGCGATGAAGTACACGCCGTACCGCGAGCTGCCGTCGAACTCACCCGCAGCCCGGCGCTGGACCCCGGCCGCCAGCTGTTCAGCGTGCAGTGGACGCCGAGCGCGCAAACCCTGGTCGCCAGCGGTGAGCAAGCTTGCACGCTGTGGGCCGCTGCTTTCGAGCGCGGCGCCCTGGCCTGCGCCGCGCAGCAGTTGGGCCTGGCCCGGCGCATGGTCGACCTGGCGGTGGACTACAGCTTCGAGCGCAAGCAGTTCGGCAAGCCGATCGGCAGCTTCCAGGCGGTCAAGCACCTGATGGCCGACGTCGCGGTGCTCATCGAGTTCGCCAAGGCGCCGCTGTACCGCGCCGCGCAGTCGATTGCCGAAGGCCACTCGCAGGCCGCGCTGCACGTCTCGCAAGCGCGCCTGGCGTGCGCCGAGGCTTCGCAGCTCGCCGCCAAGCACGCGATCCAGGTGCACGGCGCCATGGGTTACACCTGGGAAGTCGACCTGCAGATCTACATGAAGCGCGCCTGGGCCCTGGACAAGGTCTGGGGCGACCGCAGCCTGCACAAGGCGCGGCTGTGCCAGGCGCTGTTCGCCGGCGAACTGAACGCCGGCGCCGGCCACACCTTCGGCAGTTGA
- a CDS encoding acyl-CoA dehydrogenase translates to MDLNYNDEQRAFREEVRAWLAANVPKNPLPSFDTEEGFRLHRDWEARLHEGHWGMVTWPEAYGGRGCDLIQWLIFEEEYYRAGAPARVNQNGIFLLGPTLMEFGTEEQKARFLPSMARGEEVWAQGWSEPGAGSDMAAIRSRAERVGDHYVINGQKTWSTRAVWADWLFGMFRTDPQSSRHHGLTFILVPLDAPGITIRPIAQLDGLPGFAEIFFDDVKVPVENVLGGEGQGWHVAMSTAGFERGLMLRSPARFQETARRLLQLYLENREAADRDPAIGEAVMRAWLDAEAYTLSTYMTASRLQQGGRIGPESSTNKIFWSELDQRMHDTALSILGARAELLPGAPLAGDVGRWLDGFLFSLAGPIYAGTNEIQRNIIAERMLGMPRA, encoded by the coding sequence ATGGACCTGAACTACAACGACGAACAACGCGCCTTCCGCGAGGAAGTCCGCGCCTGGCTGGCGGCCAATGTGCCCAAGAACCCCTTGCCCTCCTTCGACACCGAGGAGGGCTTCCGCCTGCACCGTGACTGGGAAGCGCGCCTGCACGAAGGCCACTGGGGCATGGTGACCTGGCCCGAGGCCTACGGCGGTCGCGGCTGCGACCTGATCCAGTGGCTGATCTTCGAGGAGGAGTACTACCGCGCGGGGGCCCCGGCGCGGGTCAACCAGAACGGCATTTTCCTCCTCGGCCCGACCCTCATGGAGTTCGGCACCGAGGAGCAGAAGGCCCGCTTCCTGCCGTCCATGGCGCGCGGCGAAGAGGTGTGGGCGCAAGGCTGGTCCGAACCGGGCGCCGGTTCCGACATGGCGGCGATCCGCTCGCGCGCCGAGCGCGTCGGCGACCACTACGTGATCAACGGCCAGAAGACCTGGTCGACCCGCGCCGTGTGGGCCGACTGGCTGTTCGGCATGTTCCGCACCGACCCCCAGTCCAGCCGCCACCACGGCCTGACCTTCATCCTGGTGCCGCTCGACGCGCCGGGCATCACCATCCGCCCGATCGCCCAGCTCGACGGCCTGCCGGGCTTCGCCGAGATCTTCTTCGACGACGTGAAGGTGCCGGTGGAGAACGTCCTCGGCGGCGAGGGCCAGGGCTGGCACGTGGCGATGTCCACCGCCGGCTTCGAGCGCGGGCTGATGCTGCGCTCGCCGGCGCGCTTCCAGGAAACCGCGCGGCGCCTGCTGCAGCTGTACCTGGAGAACCGCGAGGCGGCGGACCGCGACCCGGCCATCGGCGAGGCGGTGATGCGCGCCTGGCTCGACGCCGAGGCCTACACCCTGAGCACCTACATGACTGCCTCGCGCCTGCAGCAGGGCGGGCGCATCGGCCCGGAATCCTCGACCAACAAGATCTTCTGGTCTGAGCTGGACCAGCGCATGCACGACACCGCGCTGAGCATCCTCGGCGCCCGCGCCGAACTGCTGCCCGGCGCGCCGCTGGCCGGCGACGTGGGGCGCTGGCTGGACGGTTTCCTGTTCTCCCTGGCCGGGCCGATCTACGCCGGCACCAACGAAATCCAGCGCAACATCATCGCCGAACGCATGCTCGGCATGCCGCGCGCCTGA
- a CDS encoding enoyl-CoA hydratase family protein has translation MQPFRVEINEHIAELVFDRPPVNAFDCAGWAAIAAELESLGRDPRVRVIVIRAEGRGFCAGVDIKELAANGNLIVAVNKGNYDSFKAVHRNPKPVIAAVHGFVLGGGIGLCGAADIVVASECATFGVPEVDRGAMGGGAHLQRLFPVQKVRHMYFTGEPIDAYEAFRLGAVERVVPREKLRDAALDIARKIAAKSPAMIALAKEALTGIEDGNLEDKYRWEQGFTLEAYRSIDSQEARDSFVEKRDAQFN, from the coding sequence ATGCAGCCGTTTCGCGTTGAGATCAACGAGCACATCGCCGAGCTGGTGTTCGACCGCCCGCCGGTGAACGCCTTCGACTGCGCCGGCTGGGCGGCCATCGCCGCCGAGCTGGAAAGCCTGGGCCGCGATCCGCGCGTGCGGGTCATCGTCATCCGCGCCGAAGGCCGCGGCTTCTGCGCCGGCGTCGACATCAAGGAACTGGCCGCCAACGGCAACCTGATCGTTGCGGTGAACAAGGGCAACTACGACAGCTTCAAGGCGGTGCATCGCAATCCCAAGCCGGTGATCGCCGCCGTACACGGCTTCGTCCTCGGCGGCGGCATCGGCCTGTGCGGCGCGGCGGACATAGTCGTCGCCAGCGAGTGCGCGACCTTCGGCGTACCCGAGGTGGACCGTGGCGCCATGGGCGGCGGCGCGCACCTGCAGCGCCTTTTCCCGGTGCAGAAGGTGCGCCACATGTACTTCACCGGCGAGCCCATCGACGCCTACGAGGCCTTCCGCCTGGGCGCCGTGGAGCGCGTGGTGCCGCGCGAGAAGCTGCGCGACGCGGCCCTGGACATCGCCCGCAAGATCGCCGCCAAGAGCCCGGCCATGATCGCCCTGGCCAAGGAGGCGCTGACCGGCATCGAGGACGGCAACCTCGAGGACAAATACCGCTGGGAGCAGGGCTTCACCCTCGAAGCCTACCGCTCGATCGATTCGCAGGAAGCGCGCGATTCCTTCGTGGAAAAACGCGACGCGCAATTCAACTGA